A stretch of Podospora bellae-mahoneyi strain CBS 112042 chromosome 5, whole genome shotgun sequence DNA encodes these proteins:
- a CDS encoding hypothetical protein (EggNog:ENOG503NYYA; COG:S), whose amino-acid sequence MISHCQIHQSCHHLLGIANCQSYFTMGDSIPDTNDVSAAGDRDIETYHISSALHARAAHHESFQQLWETKWKGPCAMGVYPFMFGCITDFQPVVDAIIAKGLKEPYDWDEYASMFFPQAFKLAFTARQAEQNGEEEKACELYLRSSALYRIARFPAPRSPKQHEAWNLGKQVFYKGASLLPIPILPISIPHPNHLPSEPPLILASLLLPPSPHPLPLLIILTGLDGYRTELSAWQTPLSRFSIATLVLEIPGTGDSPSLPSDPLSPDRLMSSLFSYISTALPTVNSSNVIIWGFSTGGYYSLRAAHTHPSHLLGSVSLGGGCHHMFDETWLRNVNHLEYPFDLVHTLAHKFGYGDDLDQFIKEGKSKFSLLDSGILDQESCKTLVVNGDLDEIFPVEDLYLAVKDRNGNVRKNTEFKVVEGRKHMGEPESFGVILEWIHKLWGLEAGVDEFKKGVLEGLPFKPKY is encoded by the exons ATGATTTCACATTGCCAAATACACCAAAGTTGTCATCACTTGCTGGGTATTGCAAATTGTCAGTCTTATTTTACAATGGGTGATAGTATTCCGGATACCAACGACGTGTCGGCGGCTGGTGACCGCGACATCGAAACCTACCACATCTCTTCCGCGCTGCACGCCCGCGCCGCCCATCATGAGTCTTTCCAGCAGCTGTGGGAGACGAAATGGAAAGGACCT TGCGCCATGGGTGTCTACCCCTTCATGTTTGGTTGCATCACCGACTTTCAGCCGGTGGTTGACGCCATCATCGCT AAAGGCCTAAAAGAGCCCTACGACTGGGATGAATACGCTTCCATGTTCTTCCCTCAAGCGTTCAAGCTCGCCTTTACCGCCCGCCAAGCCGAACAAAacggggaagaggaaaaggctTGCGAGTTGTACCT CCGAAGCTCAGCCCTTTACCGCATCGCGCGTTTCCCCGCCCCGCGctcccccaaacaacacGAAGCCTGGAATCTAGGCAAACAAGTCTTCTACAAAGGCGCCTC cctcctccccatccccatcctccccatctccatcccccaccccaaccaccttCCCTCCGAACCccctctcatcctcgcctccctcctccttcccccgtctccacaccccctccccctcctcataaTCCTAACCGGTCTCGACGGTTACCGCACGGAACTCTCAGCCTGGCAAACCCCCCTGTCCCGCTTCTCCATCGCAACCCTCGTTCTCGAAATCCCCGGAACAGGcgactccccctccctcccctccgaccccctctcccccgaccGCCTCATGtcctccctcttttcctacatctccaccgcccttCCCACCGTTAACTCTTCCAATGTCATCATCTGGGGCTTCTCCACAGGAGGGTACTACTCCCTCCGCGCAGCCCACACCCATCCGtcccacctcctcggctctgtctccctcggcggcggctgccACCACATGTTTGACGAGACCTGGCTCCGCAACGTCAACCATTTGGAATACCCCTTCGATCTAGTCCATACCCTCGCCCACAAGTTCGGTTACGGAGACGATCTAGACCAATTCATCAAAGAAGGCAAAAGCAAATTCAGTCTCCTCGACAGCGGGATCCTGGATCAGGAAAGTTGCAAGACGTTGGTGGTCAATGGTGACTTGGACGAGATCTTCCCGGTGGAGGATTTGTATCTTGCCGTCAAGGACAGGAACGGGAATGTGAGAAAGAACACCGAGTTCAAGGTTGTCGAGGGGAGGAAGCACATGGGGGAGCCCGAGAGCTTTGGTGTTATTCTCGAGTGGATTCATAAGCtgtgggggttggaggcGGGAGTGGACGAGTTCAAGAAGGGCGTTTTGGAAGGTTTGCCTTTCAAGCCGAAATAttga